A single Watersipora subatra chromosome 7, tzWatSuba1.1, whole genome shotgun sequence DNA region contains:
- the LOC137399790 gene encoding KICSTOR complex protein kaptin-like, translated as MADFVHSCFSEAHFCVLPTGTQSNVYGMSHYSTTTGNSKSTCEKVLVACLNGDITMFEYVLSDENELKPVNNLFRLQYIPAKAEIVSMDAFTKIDRLTGDPMIVLGVTFDNQSRGSTSIFTAPLRDGENFFDSLQVATENGIPIDLDGIPCQITHAKIFHRHSGVPTIVFLVSTTCKRVHMFKERRRTQKNTDTTYKDKESSVGKYFPELSGKLADVLFFLDILYYEDNKKRMTVAGSQSGRIVCYMVDVINGVILRKTEAKGFGPVTSVVMFSDEPDVPIPEYLLPLYDHLLPDGERREEPTVHVLVCHALEVASIYRDIKKNGLLEQITLKDSYNYDSVLCGCVADVDFDGLNEIILGTFGQRILAYKFDSNAPTDEATTLLWQHSLQYPIHSLIPLDLTGDGVKDLAVLSMRGLHILQKDINKAAIFLCERLKDVEVSFAKLETQEAEANKELDEPTGVTTPS; from the exons ATGGCTGACTTTGTGCACTCATGTTTCTCGGAAGCCCACTTTTGTGTGCTGCCGACAGGCACACAGAGCAATGTATATGGAATGAGTCATTATTCAACGACCACGGGTAATTCAAAATCCACGTGTGAAAAAGTTCTCGTTGCCTGCCTTAACGGAGACATCACCATGTTTGAGTATGTCCTGTCAGACGAGAATGAGCTCAAGCCAGTTAACAATCTTTTTCGCCTCCAATATATTCCCG CTAAAGCAGAAATAGTCTCAATGGATGCATTCACCAAGATCGATAGGCTCACTGGTGACCCAATGATAGTTCTTGGAGTCACTTTTGACAACCAATCGCGTGGTTCCACTAGCATATTTACTGCTCCTCTTCGAGATGGAGAAAACTTTTTTGACTCGCTGCAAGTAGCTACAG AAAATGGAATTCCTATTGACCTGGATGGAATTCCGTGTCAGATAACGCACGCAAA GATCTTTCACAGACACAGCGGGGTGCCAACCATTGTATTTCTAGTCAGCACCACATGCAAAAGGGTGCATATGTTCAAGGAG AGAAGACGAACCCAGAAAAATACTGACACCACTTACAAGGACAAAGAGTCGTCTGTTGGAAAATACTTTCCTGAACTTTCTGGCAAACTTGCGGATGT GCTGTTCTTCCTTGATATTCTCTACTACGAGGACAACAAGAAGAGGATGACCGTTGCCGGTTCACAGTCTGGCAGAATTGTATGCTATATGGTGGATGTCATCAATGGCG TTATTCTCCGGAAGACAGAGGCCAAAGGCTTTGGACCAGTTACTAGTGTTGTTATGTTCTCTGATGAACCTGATGTGCCTATTCCTGAATACCTACTGCCTCTCTACG ATCACCTGCTACCAG ATGGAGAAAGGAGAGAAGAACCTACAGTACACGTTCTCGTGTGTCATGCTCTTGAAGTGGCAAGCATATACAG AGACATAAAGAAAAATGGATTGTTGGAGCAGATAACTCTCAAGGACTCCTACAACTATGACAGTGTATTGTGCGGTTGTGTGGCTGATGTTGACTTTGATGGCCTTAATGAAATAATACTTGGAACTTTTGGTCAG CGTATTCTGGCGTACAAATTCGACAGCAATGCTCCTACTGATGAAGCCACAACTCTTCTCTGGCAGCACAGTCTTCAGTACCCTATACATTCCCTCATTCCACTTGACTTGACGGGTGATGGGGTCAAAGACCTCGCCGTCCTCTCTATGAGAGGTCTCCATattctgcag AAAGACATCAACAAGGCAGCCATTTTTCTTTGTGAGAGACTAAAAGATGTGGAAGTCAGTTTCGCCAAACTCGAGACTCAAGAAGCTGAAGCCAATAAGGAGCTTGATGAACCAACAGGGGTGACAACTCCAAGCTGA